The genomic stretch CAACGCTTTGCTGCTCGAGAAGGAGAAAGAGGTCGGAATTCTTCGACAAGAAACTGCGTTTTTCCGAGCGAGAGCAGCGGCAGAGATGGCCGTTACCCTCGCCGCAGCGCTTGCGACGGAGGGGGCGCTGATGGCGAAGCTCAAATCGGCGGAAGAGGAGCTGAAACAGAGAACGGTGAAGGCGGAGCTGCTAACTGAGCAGCTGAGCTCGGCAGAACGGGAGAAAACGGCGGCGGAAGCCGAGATGAAGCGGCTGAGGGCTCAGAATGAGCAGTGGAGGAAGGCCGCCGAGGCGGCCGCAGAGGCACTGGCGGAGCCCGGCGAATGGGGCCCGGTGTCGATGGctggggaggaggaggaggggaggcGGAATTCGGTGGGAGCCTGGGTGTTCGGTGACCTCTGGAAGAAAAAACCCCACCAAAAATAacttttatattaattattatatttattttaccgCTCTCGTTTTTTAGAATATTAAGCTTTGAAATTCTCATTTAAATTGCTCATAAAATAAAACATCGTGGCGTTTTAATGGAGAATTAAAGTAGATACGGAGGATCAAATTTCCTCTGTAAATTATTAACTATTATATCGCATAATTCTCAAGCACTGCCAGATTTTTACAAGAACAAAAGAAGGCGAATCGATCACTTGGATTTCTCAAACAACCTGAGCCTGTTATCAGCCAGCCTCGACTTGTAAGCAGCCTTTTTGTACTCGCTCCATGTGAACTCCTTGTACTTGCTCTGCTCCCCCTCTCCCATCAGCTGCCGCATTGGCGCAATCTTCTCCGCCATGGTAGGCCCTAAGAAGTAGATCATCGACATCCTCGACTCCGAGCCGTTAGTCACCACTCTATGTCTCACGCTCCTAAACCTCCCATTCGTCAACACCTGCAGAGAATCTCCAACGTTGACGAAGAAAGAGTCTTCGTCTGGAGGAACAGAAACCCATCTCTCATCTTTCAGAGCAATCTGCAAGCCCGCGCAGTTGTTGGACCTTAGAACAGAGATAATTTGGGGGTCCGTGTGCTCCCCGAAGCCGGTCAAGCTGCAATTAAGCCCCTGCAGGACTGGGCACGTAGGGTAGTGATTGAGTCGAAATATGCCGTCGCTCGCCTCATCCGTGACTAGCTTGCTTATCGCATCTATCGGCTCCATTTCCAGGCCCAACGCCATGAGTGCCAGCACTCGAGATGCAAGCTCTCTGATCGCCGATAAGTACGCATTCAGAGCCGAGCTGGTCGCAAACAAACGAAGGAATCTAAAGCTCTCGCTAACGACGAGCTAAGTAATAGCGAACAGGCACACAATGCATGTCTTACCGAAACGAATTGCTCACTGAAGCATGAGAGGATGGCTTGGAGGCGAGAGAGAAGAGGAGGTATTCCACCCAGCCCATGTCGCCATTAGAACCGATCCTTTTGTTACCGTAGCCAAACGGATTGGCGGGCCCTGACTTCTCCTTCTCGGCCGGCGGCAAAGAGAAGAACTCCACGGCCTCTGCCTCCAGTCTCCGCATGAGATCAGTGGGGATCCCATGGTTAGTGATCTTGAAGAACCCGAACTCCTCGCAGGCCTCGATGAGGGTGGCGGCTGCGTCAGGACTCAGGAGGTCGACGACGGGGAGCGCATCGAAGCGGGCGGCGGGATTGCCGGCCCTGATGAGCGATATACGATCCAGTTCTGGAACGGACAAGACCACCATTGTTATAGGATCGAGAACAGAGCAAAACAGAGGAAGGGTGCGAGTAGAATTGGAGTTCGCGAGGCGCATTATATACACAGTCCAACGGAGTCGAAATCTTTTACTAGTTGTTTACTACTGATTTAACCTGCAAAAGCAAAACTAACGTCGAAATCGATCGACGACCTAATTCTTTTAGAAACAATATATTAGATCGACATCCACGTTGAACTCCATGCCCTCGAGCCAAGTGTCGCCATTGAATCGTTCAAGAGGGAAACGATCTGGTCTCGTAATTCTTTTTGATCGATCGATATCAACGAATAAGCAACGCTGGACCTCTTAACTACCAATTCTTCCATCACCCGAAACGTTGATCTCATGATTCCTGAGGACTGCTTTTTGATATAATTAAGAGGCCTGCAGCCTGCAGTTTAGCACATAGTGAAACACAGCCCGTGCATGTAATTGTCATGCTAATCATGTCAATATATTGGAGCAAAACCTGATATCACTGACTCCAATTAATCTAGTATCGTCACACGGGAAGATACAATCAAGTGATCACGCCaatatatatagacacacacaTAAATACCGATCTAAATGTACTTTTTTCCCTTTTATATGCTCATATCATGTACGTAACTCTCCATTGAGAGGAGGTAATTAACCAACAAAAAAAAAGGTTGCTTCAATTAATCTGCAGCCGGCTGCAGGTCTACGAGGAGTGAGATTTACGTAAGTCAGCAGCACAAATAATATTGAGACGCATCAAAGATATACATAACATAAGCGATTAAGCGTGTCCTTTCATTAATTCCTAAACTTTGTTGTTTAGTCTCTGTGGAAAGATAGAAAACTACAAGCCAAAACTACAAATTATAGCCGGCCTAAAAAGGCCTTCGACTTGCACAACTCGTAAGCTCTGAGTTTTGCCACGTACCTAATCAGTAATCAATTGTGCGTCCATGGCGTCGTCGTCACTCAGGAGTCGGGACTGGTTCTATGTAGATTTCTCGAAGAAACAAACACCATTAAAAAATGGAATATTCGTACGTGCATCAATTTGTAATAAGGACTATTTACAAACAAGTGATTAGTCCAGCAATGGGAGCAAGTATCCttttttaatcaacttaaattataCACTACACTAATCCTTTTTGTCGTGAACTAAACCTTATTACACTCCTCACTATCCTGTGATTTTTTTTTGCACAATAAAATTTTACTTTCAGAATTTAGAGGTCGGCCCTTCGAATTCCATGGCTTTTGTAAAAATTAGAGAAATATAATTTCTTGGATAAGATGGCAAGCCAGAGCATATCATAGAAGCAAGTGACATTACAAATAAAGCCAAGCAACCATTCAAACTGTCCTCCACAACTCCCACGTATTGCCAATCAATGCCAAACACAATACATCATGTTTCTTGCAAATTCATAATCATGCCACGATTTCATATTATCTCAATCCACATCGATAAAGCTATCGATAATTCCTTGGCAGAACAAACATCGATTTGCAGGAAAATCATGCATGCATGCATTCACCATTATGTCTTATTCCAAATTAAGGAAGGTCCACAGGtatttaattagttaattactGATGAGGCTTTACCCCGATGGCTTCCAGCACCACACCCAACTACAGGTTCAGCGAACGCTTCCCTTTAAAGATTAGGCTACCTAAATAAGCATCTAATAGTCCTCCATATGTGCCCAAACAGCAAGTGTGCACAGACAATCCAAAAGTTTTTGTTGGGTTGAGGTTGTTCTGCCCAATATAATCCGACGTTTAAATAGTTGGGTGCGACCTAGCTGATGGCATCGAGGTGCCTATATATAGCCTTCCGCACTTAGTAACTGATCACCAACTGGAAACTGACCATGAGCCCCCAATTGAGATGCTGTTTCCTCTTCCTGTTGATCACGTCATTCTTTCTTTGGGGCTCAGAGGCTCGAGTTCTCGGTCATCCGGCGAGGACTACAACGAGGCATCCGGAGAGGAGTGTTGAGTCCGCGGGGAGAGCAAGGGAGAAAGGAACTTCTGAGCGTGCCTATGAGCCAGAGAGGATCAGCCCTGGAGGACCAGACGCTATGCATCACTAGCTACGGAACAATGCATCGAAATAAAAGAGCTCTGCTTTGTATTGCCCGACTATTCAAAGCAATAAGCAATGAATCTCTATGCTCTGTTTCTCTTCGCATTGCTAATACCGTCCCCATTCCTAAGTGCTTTTTGATACCTCAATCGCAAGTTCACATGAACCGAAACAATCTACTATGGAAATATTTTTGATGCCTCGTTATGGACaatctaaaaaaaatttgataatccCAATTAGTTTCATTGACTATCTCTAGGGTGACTGGCCTAGTCCCACGAAAGTTTTCCACTGATTATCAAAGTAAATCGGAAAACGCACGCGACGGTCAGCATAAAAACCCATCATCCTTTGGTTATGTACcccatttggaagaaaaatttaTGTAAATACGTCGTAACTGATGTTCGAATTGCGGGTATCTGGATGTCCTACCGCGACACCATGACCTCGGGAACGAATCTAATTAAGAGTTGTCGTGGCTCAATTGATATCTACATAAATAATtactcaaataaatttttaattttcaataaatacaAAATCTCTCATTGGATATCTAATATTTTGATGCAAAGGGTCACTGGGGTAGGACAAATACTTTTGATTATTTACCCTTTCCATAAAGTGTGAGATCACGCTGAAGGGACCGCTAAGGTGATAACATACTCTTTTGCTCCAATAAAAAACTTCTTTTTAGGGCTTGATGCAATGGTACACGGCGGCAGAGCGCCTTCTCAGTTTATCAAACATCTAAGAATTGAGTCACAGATTCGATAAATTAATGATTAAATATTCCTTAACGAACGGTTGACCTAAGAATATTATATTGGTCATCATCAAACACTTCACGATTTATTCTAATAATTAGTGATAAACTTTCGTAACATCAGAATTATCGTCCCTAAGTTTAATCGGTGTAAATTGGATATGCGATGTCtactaaaagaatttaaaaattttatttcaaaaaattatgatTTGAGCTAAATGGGATGCATTTAAAAATATCATTATCGTATAATTAAAACAAATCGAATTACATAtagatgtatatttttttaatcgTTCGATCAGCTAATTAGGTTTATTCACTCACCTTTGTACCACTATGTGATTCAATCACTAAGATTGCTTGTAGACTTATTTTTTTGGTCAGAAAAGGGGAAAAGTAGCATGACTTAATCTAATACTAACAGAAGAGCTTACGTTAATCATCAATTGGACTTTCAAACTATCATATAATAACATTAATGTACATACCTAATTTGTTATTAATAACGTTATAAAACGAAGAAACTTTTAAGCATAGGCTTTAAGTAAAGTTGGctagtttatttaaatgaaacaTAATTTTGAAGTTGCATGCTCGCGTACTAATTAAATATATGATGTGAATTAGTTGTGGCTAATTAAGTAGCCAATGGTTGGGTCAAACTGATGTGGTTTTAGTAGTGTGACCGGAAATGTTCGGTATCGTTgctatttaattaactaattaaatgATGGttgaataatatttatatatgGTTTTGTTCGTCCTCTCTTATTTAACAACGGCGATGTACTATAGGTGTGTTTGGTACAGTGCAAtggaacaaaaaataataaaaaaaatgaatacgatatgatatgatatgaaaagcAAAATGATGTATAATTTAGTTTGGCCAATGAAATTATTCATCTAATATTCATTTGATTCATTTAATTCTCATATATTTGCTTGGTTTAATTAGCCTATTTATTTATTCACCTCTTTTGAGCTGGACTGATTAAACCGATTCATTTGCCTCTTGTCGACTTCATTTGACCATCTCGATGTTGTGCTCAACACGTAATTAGACCATCTTCTTGCGGCTTAACTTCGAACTGGGTTGAGCTAGATTTGACTTATCTAATGCTATCGGGCCAATGGAAGCCCAACTGTGACACACTCCCCACAAATTTTAATGCACTTGCAATTAAAAAACAGATAAAAgggtgtctttttttttttattattggaaTAGTTCAATTGGacgttttatttttatttattggcTAAAATACCTTTAACTccgtatattttctatccaataaTATTTTGTTAGTATTAAAGTCATGCTGCAAAAGTCCAATAGTCTTAAAGACTAAATAGATTCTAAAATCCTGTATTTTAAAAGTAACATTTAACCTCCTAATCAAAAGTCAAAggtaaaaaatcttaaaaaactaattatatattttttaattatttttcaaaatatatatatatatatatatatatatatatatatatatatatatatatatatatatatatatatatcattttccAATAATAATTTTAAGAGGAGAAAAATATATTGAATTGACTATTATATCTAATGCAGTGATAAAAGAAGCTCATCTATCATGGGTCAGTTGACACGATATTGGTTAAAGTCAAGACAGTCAACGTCGGAGCTTATGGAAAGAGCCTCGGTCAAAGGTCGATGTCTCGTTATCCCAGTCGGCAAAGGAGGAGTCAAACGGATCACTCGATCGGTCGAACGAATAGATATCATGGACCGATTAGACGAATGGACAAACTTGTAGCCGGGTGTTTCGGTCAGCAGGAAAATGAGCCGCTCGGATCGTCCGTCCGCGCGCAAGGAATGACATTACACAGGAATTgacgagaaaacaaaagagaacactcaGTATATCATTAAATATCCTCAgtctatcattaaatatgaagaagtcAATGTAAAGAAGAatactccatctatcattaatgcATGGAAGCCAAGACAAAGAAGTTTTCCTCTgctaattaatatcattaaataagggtAGATGAGCGgtcacaaagaaatgtataaaagAGTATGTCATGTATAAGGAAAGGCAAGATTTATGTATTTTTGGATTACTCATTCTCTCTTCCTGATtctaacttgagtgtcagagggccaACGCCAAGGACTCCTTCcctgttttggttttgttttgtaggATTGAGGTCTTCATCCCGTCAGTAGTCACCCCATTCCCGGCTTTCTAGCTTCCCTCATTCGGACAGGATtattttggcgccgtctgtgggaatataGCCTGCATCCAaataagaagatggaagacgtt from Zingiber officinale cultivar Zhangliang chromosome 5B, Zo_v1.1, whole genome shotgun sequence encodes the following:
- the LOC121985784 gene encoding gibberellin 2-beta-dioxygenase 3-like, yielding MVVLSVPELDRISLIRAGNPAARFDALPVVDLLSPDAAATLIEACEEFGFFKITNHGIPTDLMRRLEAEAVEFFSLPPAEKEKSGPANPFGYGNKRIGSNGDMGWVEYLLFSLASKPSSHASVSNSFLRLFATSSALNAYLSAIRELASRVLALMALGLEMEPIDAISKLVTDEASDGIFRLNHYPTCPVLQGLNCSLTGFGEHTDPQIISVLRSNNCAGLQIALKDERWVSVPPDEDSFFVNVGDSLQVLTNGRFRSVRHRVVTNGSESRMSMIYFLGPTMAEKIAPMRQLMGEGEQSKYKEFTWSEYKKAAYKSRLADNRLRLFEKSK